The nucleotide window GAGACAAGGCACTCACCTGCAGCTGGAGACAGAGCCACTCCACAATACCCTGTGGAAAACCTATTCCCAAAACAACCCCAGACCTGCACACCAAACTTTGCTTAGAACTTTTATTAATGAAATCACTCCTAACTGAGCACTAATTTCACTTCATTGCAGGATTTCAGAGCTGTTTCAATCCTGAGCAATCCATGCCCGGGTGTCACCACTCTATTTttacccagcactgctccagccCCGCTGTCAGAGCCAGCTCAAGGTGACAGCGTGacctccacagcagcagcacctgagagcagccctgggatccCCAGGACTGATTCCTGCAGGGAACACAGCTCTGGAAGCATCAAAATCATTGTGCTCTTGAAGGAAAGGTTGGTGACTACTTCTGAGACCCTGCTGGGGAGGGGATTGTGCCCCTTCACCCcaccctgctgtgctctgtccagctctggggtcaccGTGCaggaaggacctggagctgcagaagcagggccagaggaggccatgggaACGTTTCaagggatggagccaggctgggagagctgggaatgttcacctggaaaagagaagtctccagggagagctcagagctccttgCAGGGcttaaaggggctccaggagagttggagtggacaagggatggagggacaggatgCAGGGATGCTTGGAACTGGAAGAGGACTGGGTTAGAGGAgacaagaggaagaaattcACAATTTTCTGTGCAATGGCACAGGTctcctagagaagctgtggctgcccctggatccctggcagtgtccaaggccaggctggacagggcttggagcagcctgggacagtgggaggtgtccctgcccatggcaggggtggcactggatgggctttaaagtcccttttaggtcccttccaaccaagTCGTTCCATGACAAGCTGGTTGATGCTGCCCTGTGACACAAGAGCTTCTCCAACACTCACTGTTTTATCTGCTCTGTGGTGGTGCCACTCCCTCTCCAAGGTCAGCCAGGTTATCCAGATCACACTGAAGACCTCACCAAACACCAAGGAACCACCTCCCCCcatcctcttcccctcatgcCAAAGCCAGTATTTCCACTGGAATCCAGTTTCTGTGGAACAGAAGGTCTGAAGGACTAATGGGTCAGCCTGCAAGCCCCCACATCTGCTGCCATGGGCTAAGAGCACATTTCCAATATGCTGAGGAAATGATTTGGGAACGTGGATTTGGGAAAGAAGATTTAGCAGAGTGGATTAGCTCAGCCCATTCCCAGATTTCCGTGGAGATCTGTTAAGTGCTTCTTTTCACCAAGGAGAGGAACCTTTTATAGATCTTGAGGAAATGGTGAGACCTCAAATCACTtggaaatttcaaaatatttgttcctCCAATGACTATTATGTAAACCCAGAGTCCTGCTGAGGAATCGTTCCCCTATGTAggtcaagaaaaggaaaagcaacttTGTGTCTGAGTCCTGCAAGGGACAAAAGCGGATTctgaaagtgtatttttaagttTCCTGCCTGTTTCCTTCAAGCAGCACCACGGATTTTTCCAGATAGAGAAAACAGCATTTGCAGATATGTacaaaagtttattttacaaACAGCAACTACTTTGGAATAACAAAATTGCAAAAACATAGAGCAGCGTTAGAAAACCAGCTCAGGGGACATTTTCCATCTGAAGCACAATTTAACAGATTTCACTAAGTAAAAATACCCCCAACCCTTCCCTCAACCCCTCCCCAACCTTTCTCCACCTGATGGAATTTCTTTATAAACCTTTGACTATAGATATGAAAGACTTTAGTGACAGTGCAGTAATTTTTGATAACTACAGTTAACTGTTTCACTGTATTTCTATCACCTTTTCCTGGCCTTAAAAAGTCAAATCAGATttgaaatacaataaaaatctCATCCTGgagcaatattttcattaataggTATTGAAAGTAATGGttatatttgtgtattttgtaACACCATGAACCCTCTAGTTCTATTTTCttaataagggaaaaaaaaacaagttacaGTTGTAGTGAAAATGATGAAACTACAACAACTatcactgaaatatttgctcAGGACTCTGAGATGGCTGCTGCTGTTAGAAACATGTTTGTCAACGTATCCTGACTTGGGTATTAAGTGTATTTAATGCTAAAAAGCATAAGAAGTTCCCCAAAGGGTGGAAAGGTTGCGTGCACACACTTTGTCACTAAACTCTTAAGTAGGAAAGGGGTAAGAGCAGAGTTTTGGGTACTTCTAGAAGAGTGAAAAACCTCCATGGCCAATTCAATTTCAGGAATGTGCTGTGGGAGGACAGAAATGGAGGGAATCATCACCATCTCCCTTTGAACTTGCCTTTCATAAATGTaccaaaaaaatcatcaaatttGGGGGAGCTTAATTCAAtcaaagagagaagaaatggaTGCCTCAGCGAGAAattattgcttttcattttcaaagctaCTGGGTCCTGgtgagataaagaaaaataatttccaatatttgaaaataagcaaaagaaaagcatctCCAGATATTACAGAAAATCAATAATGGAAACTTGTTATGGTACAACAGTGCTCGTTAGCCCTAATCAAATCACATTTGTTTTGTCACCACAGACCTCAATTTTCAGGTTACAttatgccattaaaaaaaatctgttttttcctcAGTATGCAACTTTCTAAACTTCCCCCCAAAAATTTACAGATTATTTGAAATCAACTCAGTCAGAATATTGCAAGAATTACTCAATGGTCTTCAGCTTGaacctatttattttttttttttgcaagccaTTTACCTGTAACCTAAGAGTAATTTTGGTACTAAATTTTACTTTCAAATGTATTGTCCATGCTCTTTATGAGGAATCCCAGTATTTTTCTAGTCCTGCTTTAACAAGATATAGTTCAATATCTGCAATATCAGTATCTGATATTCCCTATGGTGAATGGGATGAAGAGCTTTCATAAAGGAATCTTTATGGCTggttttctaaaaaaatcatcatcattTCAGTGTTTGAAAGAGTGCTTTGGACAAAGTCATGATACACTCATGGTTTACaacattcaaaatgttttgaaagatGCCAAGCACTGTAATAGGAACTGAAATCAAAATTAGGAAGTGtttagaaacactttttttagTCTCTGAAAGACATTGCTGTTTATCACaaaattcctcttttaaaaataaaaagtttagaCAAGTTGGATATTAAGCTCCAAACTCATTCATCACACTTTTGCTCACTGCTTGTCAGTTTGACAATTCCCACTGGGCATCAGCTCACCTCTTCCAGCAGAATTCCAGAACATCACAGTTCAGGAGGGATTAAGACAGAGTGGCAGGCTTTGTTTTCCTCACCTATATCCTGTACAGAATGCAATAATCAACAATCAAGACAGAATGGAAACAGCTTCAgcaataaaaaagcattttcaactAGAAATGGCAGCCTTTTCAAGAAATTGACTTCACAGTTTAATAGTTGCTAGCACATCTTTCCTAAGGTGTTTATAAACAGACTTGAAGACAGTCCTGACTGTTGCACCCAAAATGTGGCAGCAGCAATTCACCTAAGTGTAATTCATGGCTTGGAAAAGCTGATTCAAGGAAAccaaactgggtttttttattattattttgtaaaagttgcatttgacataaaaaaaaataaaaaataacatcagcTGTCGAGCTCAGTCCTTCTCTCTGTAAGCAGAGCTGAGTTCACTGTTCAACGGGAAAGTTTCAGCTAATTCAGCAAACAACCTTCACTTGTGACACTTGCAGAAGAGTTTTTTTTGAAtataatactgaaaaaaaattctggaatgGAGTTTCCATCCTCAAAGGAACGTTCTCAGCTGTATCTGCTGCTCTCACTGGGGCTCCTGTTGTTGGAGTAGCTGCGATCGCTGTCGCTGTCGGAGCCGTAGGACctgccaggagaaaaaaagatttaaatgcCCCAAAGCTGCTCAAATTTGAATTTGAGCTTCGAATTTAAAATCGCATCATGTCAAAAAATTGTCACAGATAAGAAAACACACCAGTCTTTTacaggattttatttcttgtaaGTGAAGGATTCATTAAAGGATACTCAAAATGGAAATAATCATTAAATTCCTGTGATGAAAACTCTGTGTAACTCAAGTCAAACTGTTTGTAACATCTTGCTTTCTCTGTTACAGCTAAAAACCATCCAAAATTTATGTTTTGATAAAAGCTAATTGAGCTGAGTGAGAAGTGTGTTTTAACAAGTGGAATTTTACACTGCAAGCATTTCTCAACTAGGATAATTTCACCAATCCTTGATtcacatgttttattttcttgtttgaagGAGGGTCTTAAAACTTAGGCCCCTATAACCACAACAgaagtgtgtttgtgtgtctgcAGTGTggaaattgtatttaaaatgttttggctCCTCCAGACAAATTCCAAGCTCAGCACCTGGCCAAATATCAACACAGAGCCCAGATGGTTTCAGACAAGCCACAGGACACGTTCAAATTACACAGAACAAGCTTTCAGAGATTTTCCAGCCTCCTGCCTGTAAGGGAAGCTTTCTAAGTGAAAGGTGAGCATTTCCTAATCCCACACTGAAGCGCCTCAACATAAAAAAGCAATGATTTTTAAGTTTATTTCCACATTCTTCATTAAATCTCATTAACTTTCACTCTGACACAAGATAAAAGTTGTCTTGTGCAAATGGGTGAGAGCAAAGTCCATTAAAAGTTAGtataaaactgtgaaaaaattcCTATGAAGAGAGGATGAAAATGTACAGTAGTCTTAGAAACCTGATTTATTACTAATAGGGGGCATATTAGAAGGTATAAAACAAATCATCAGTGATATTAAATGTACCTACAACTCTCCATATCTCTGATCTCCTTGAAATGTGCTCACTTACACTTCTATAAATCCCCTGgactgaggaaaataaaacttattCTACACTCATCAGATCTGcaagtaaaaatattctttcaaaatacattctatgaagttaaaaattaaatctagaTTTCAGCAAAACTTTTAGTTTCCCTTCGAAATTGTTTTAGATCCACTTCTGCAGCATAACCAGAAAGAATTTACCATCCACTGGAATTCTCTGCATACCAAGCAGCTTTTAATCCATAACAGAGCACTTGAGTTAAATCTTGTGAGCTATGTGGGTTTTAAGAAACACttgatattattaaaaaaatgtaataaatcaaatcatagaatcattaaggttggcaaagacctttgagatcaccGAGTTAACCCAGCCTCACTGTCTCCACTattaaaccatgtccttaaTGCCATTTCCACAAgtttttaacacttccagggatgggacttcatcatttccctgggaaaaggtgCTAACTTTGAATGCATGGATACAATGAACTGGAAATCAACTTTTCCTTATCCTGGTTGCTTCCCCATCCACGTATTTGGAGTGTCAGAACTTCCACCTTCCTCGCTCACACGCACGCTCTCATTTTCATTAGAATTTGGTTTGAATCATTACTTTTCCTGAGTGTACTTTTCCTGAGTGTATTTCTTATTCTTATGGGGAAAAAGCAGCACTCTGGCCTTGTTAAACATCCTCTGTTTGTGTTCAGGAAATCTTTGTGCACCAAAGCAGGGTCAGACCCACCTGGATCTCCGGTCGTAGCTCCGAGATCGCCGGTAGCTGTCGCTCCTCTTGCTCCTGCTCCGACTCCTGCTGTAGTAACTGTCATAGCTGTAGGACCTGCTTTAAAGGGGGGAAAAGTAATACTGAATTCACCATTTCTGGTCTAAAATGCTGTTTTATATGCTGGTTTCAAGGATATTTATAGAGATATATGAGGGGCTGTATAGAAAGGACTGTCAAGGATGTGGCAAACAATTCCACGCTTTATAAAGGTTTCAACACAACAATCTTcaaaataacagtaaaaatctcaaattttaTTAGGAAGGACATACTAAGCATTTATAAAGTTTTGtgttgtctcttttttttccttgtaaaattCTTGTTTGCTGATACTTCTGAAAGCAAGTCAAGTGATTCCATTTATcactcaattttattttaagaaaacaaaagcaaatgtgtTCACTACTACTTACAGCATTACCTACAACTGTAACGCCAGGATGGTTTggttattttcagcttttgaaagtGTCTTGGGCTCATTTTGCTTTGATCCAAGCTGCCATCATGACACTGTAGTAATAGTTTTAAGCACTAcagatccctggaagtgtccaaggccaggctggaaggggcttggagcaccctggtctaGGGAAGGGTGCTGGATCACCTTTAAGGTTCTgtctaacccaaaccattctggggttCTATGAGATAAAAGGAAtcttaaaaagtaattttataattaAGTATGTATATAGATATGCATTTGTATTACAGTATGTATAATAAAATAGGTAGTATGTATGAGCTATAATAGTATCATATAcaataattatataataaagtctattttaaagaaatgtaaatgaaagaCTTAAACTAAGATGATTTGATGGGCAGCACATTTCTTGCAGAGGTTGTATAAAAGGACAATCTGACGCCTCAGGTTTTAGttgttatatttttcagattctgtgctgctttagtgtgcagttctgagcttcatatgaggggatgctgagctctgtgcacagagcagggagacaaaacaattcctgctccagctgggcaccaaggacaaatgatccaaatctcaggcccaagagcacaaacagcgtgggctggagagagaaaaacaagcaggatgggagtgcatgggctaaagctggaatgggacaatgaactgcaaggtgcaaatggagcagagctgatcccagtgagagcccccgggagcgctcgtgcattttgggaccattttggttgatcttgggtgcagccctggctgggctctggtgctgcccaaggtggatccatggaggagatcctttgaataaatccctgctttattctttagctctgtccagcctctgttctaggtcagccttcacaaggcatcaaaTCCATACCTGGATCGACTGCGGTGACCATAGGAACTGCTCCTGGATCGGCTCCTGCTGTAGCTCCGACTgacaaaatcaaagccacagagGGGTTTTTAGTCAAGAGAAACCAAAATGCTGAagagggcagggggagagggggaacaagaggaggaaaacacGTTTGGCTGAACTCACCTACGGCTCTTGTAACTGTGGTAGGAACTACTCCGGCTCCTGGAGCGATCTCTGCTGTACCAGCCCCGGCTCCGGCTCCTTGAGTAGCTCCTGGACCTACAGCCAAGGACACCAAGAGAGAACACAGCTGaggagaagagcagcagaaaatgggAACCAGAAGAAGTTATGAATCTTTAGCTTTCTAGCTAAATATTTATTCCATACTTGCTAGGTGATACAGCCACTGAGTTAAtgcaagggctggagcccctgtGCTCTGgaaccaggctgggagagctgggaatgttcacctggagaggaaaatgctccagggagagctcagagccccttccaggacCTAAAGgggatccaggagagctggaaagggactggggacaagggatggagggacaggacaaggaggacaCTTCACACTGACACAGGTTGCCCagtgaagctgtggctgcccctggatcactggcagtgtccaaggccaggctggatgggacttggagcaccctgggatagtagaaagtgtcccagcccatggcagggggtggaactgatTTAGTTCTTTAGGTCTTTAGggtctttagggtcccttccaacccgaaGCGCTCTGTGGTTCTGTAACACAGGgctgttaaaaaacaaaaaacacaaccTGAAAAGCATTCCTTGAAATGATAAGAACATTCAATttagcagggctggctgtgggagcagcacaggcttCTCACCTATATGAATATGTAGAACTTCGGGATCGACTTCTCGAGTGACTGTAGGATATGGACCTTGTTCTGTGTCTGGATTTAGACTCAGATTTACTTCGTGACCTGCTGAGACTCCTGGAAGGGCTGTTGTCATCTCTGCTTGGAGATTCCTCCTCACTGGAGCTTTCTTGGTTCCTTGGCCGACGATTTAGCCGGGCTGTTTTCCTCACCTCATCAAAGAGAGACCCAGGCCttactttattttttgcttttatttcaattcTTAAACCTGCTGGTTTAGGCTCTGGTGCTGATGCTACATTTTTAACCTCTGTGGTCGTACTGATTGTTGCTGGTTTCAAGTTACCAACACCTTGCAAAGGCTTCCATTTATTGTCTATCATATTGCTTGGTGTAGTTTCagaaatttcactttttaaactACAGTCTTTAGCACCAGACACAGGAGCAGAGTTATTTTCTTGCCTTCCcgtttctttttcttctttaatattaataaagtCTCTTATGTTGTTTCCTAGTTTGACAGCATCTTGCTCAGGGGTCTCAACCTGTAACTCTTTTTTTACACCAGCACTTAAAGGTTTAGCAGTGAGAATGACAGGAGACAAAACATCCACATCCACCTTCCCCGGCGAGTTACGATCCGGAGTACAAATCTCCATGTTGTCATCTGTCTGAATAACATCTTCCAGCCCATTTTGGttattttcttcagcttgtTTAATCTCACTCTTGCAGGCAGCCACGTTTATTCCTGAGTTTAAAATACCAGCTGAAGTGCTTGTTTCAATGGGCTCTTTATTAAGGTTGCTGCGATCCGGCGAGGCCCCACATGTGGTGTTTTTATCTAAAAGGTTTTCATTCACACATGACTTTTCACCATTTCCCATTTTATCTGTGACTATTTCATCCTTTTCATAAACTTGTTTTTTATCCTTTATGTCCCTGctaagctgcttttcttttttatcatcCTTGGTAACCGGCTTTTCATTTATCTCATCATCCTCTTCTTCCCCAAACTCAAGGGGGGGCTGCcaatgaaacatttcttttcttttctggactttgtgttttttctcctttttcccttttgatttttcttttgcttttttggaaTGTGATTTTTTAGGAGTCTTTTTCCACCCATGTTTATGTTTTTTCAACTTGCCTCGAGTGTCTGCTGAGCTGGAACAAGAACTCTCAGACTCAGAAGATGACAACTGTTTGCTTGTCTTCCACGTGCAGTCAGAACCCAAAAAGCCCTCTGAAGAATTGGATtgtttttttatccttttggTAACACTAAGCTCCGTGTCAGACCCTGAGGTGGCCTCTCCTTCTTCTTTCCCAGAGGAGGGTCTGGAATCACCCCTTTTATGCTTTGCCTCTCCTCTTTCAGAGTTTGACTCTGAGTCCCATTTGCTACCTGAGTAGGATTTGCGCTTCATTTTTGCACCACCTCCGGACTGCTCCGAGCATTTCTCCTTAGCTGCTTTCTTTTTGGAGTGATCAGAATCCCGCTCACCCTTGGctttctcctcccctctctcAGAACTTAAGCtatttttatcctgtttctCAGCATCCCCTTCTAATGGAAAGCGGCCTTCTTTTTCTTGGACCGCTTTGGCTTTGGCAGAGCGTTCGCTGTCGGAGGAGAAGTCTGAGGATGACAAACTGTCACTCTCCTTCAACCCTTGGGAAGACTCGTCGTAGTCCTTTGGATGCGTGTAAGGCAAAGTGCTTTCAGAGCTCGTTTCCTGCCTCAGTTTGAGGCCCCGAGCTTTGGGATCGCTGGATGTGGATTTCCTTTTGCTCCTGTGCCTGTCCTCATCGCTGAGGGAATAGTCGGACGTGGACTCGCTGTAGCCCGACCTGTCACTGCGGTATTTACTCGGGGATGGTGACCTGCCAGAGGAAGGAGATTTTGTCCTCGAGCTCGATGGGCTTCTAGACCTTGAGTAAGATCTTGAGTATGAGCGGCTTCGAGAGGACCTGCTCCTGGACCTCGGCCAGCTCTCCGAGCTCCTGTCGCTGCGGCCTTTGGAATAACCGCTCCGATCGCTCTCggagctcctctcctgcttgCGATAGGAGGAGGAAGTGTTGGCCTCCTTAACGACCACTAAATTGTAATTAGTTTGGGTGGGAATTAAGTGGGTTGTTTTAGCTTTCATCTCCTGAATTCGCTCATACGATGGCTTCCAAGGTTTCTGCCCAGGTTTCCACCTTGAAGGTGGGGGACTGTCGCTTAAGGGTATGACAGGGAGGCTTTCTGGGACAACTGGTGGCACGATAACCTTGTCACTGGGCAGTATCACTGCTCGGACAGGCTCAGCAGTCTTGGTCAGCTTAGTGTCATTTAACCGTGCTGAAATATTTCGTGGAGAATTGGGAACAGTCTTTTGCTGCCTGGGGTTAGAACTTGACCGTGACCTACTTCGAGATCGCGATGATTTAGAGGCTGATCTTGATCTAGAACTTCTTCTGGAGTAAGATCTTGATTTAGATCTAGACCTGGATCTGGACCTGTAGTACGATCGAGACCCTCTGCTTGATGAAGATGACAAGCTCTGGTCTTCCTTATCAGATTTAGACCAGTCTCTCCTGGATGAACGTCTGGAAGACAATGAGGAAGAACGAGATTTCCTCTCACGATCACAAGATGATTTTGTCCTCCTGTGGAAGGAATGAGAGGAATCTACATCTGATGAggctgatgttttctttttctttgtttgcttgtgCTTCTTGAAATGCTTCTGctttttagatttctttttatgcttcaccttcttcttctctttcctgtgCTTCTTGTGATGGCTGGAGTATCTCACAGTGCTTAGATCAGCATAACCGTTATGGGACCAAGACCTGGATCTCCGGGATGCACTTCTCTCATCCCATCTGCTGGTACAGGGGTCACTCaacctggaaaacaaacaaagaaaccccaGACTAAGTGCAAAGTCTTTAAAAACCTTACAATAAATTAggtatttttaaacttaattttaagTAAGTTTACACAAACCCTAGCACGCACACTTTATTACCAGAAAATTGCTTTGAGTTCCTTACACTCATTTTAAGACATAAAATTGTATCATTGTCAAGAGCTACTTCTCCCCAAGAAATAAATCAGCCAACACAAGCAAGTTTTGCATATTTTAGTACCCATGTAAAGAGATTTAAGGTTTTAATTACCTCAAAGTCTGCAGGACTTTGACCTCTACAAAACAGGATCCTTAACCCACACTTAAATACAAGTTTAAAAACATCTAAGTAcataaaaaagaataatcagAAACATTTGCAATTATGCCCTACTAGCtacatataatatttttaagttttccttATAAGATTAATCTCCTGTAATTTGATAGAATATATTCtcatatttataaaatactaaATACTTGTATTTAGTATCAAGCCATCAGGAATTCTGGAGAGCTGACTTCCATCCATCACACAGTTTGCAACTGCTGAAAGAACATACAACTAAAACAATAAAGACTTAGTGGATTTGATTGTTTTACTCCAAAGAAAACATGTAATCCACTTTGAGGAAAAGGAAGTCACTGAATACTTAaggttgaaaaaaaaacctttaagatcaCCAAGCCCAACCACCAGCACCACCTTGTTCAgcattaaaccatgtcctcaggtgccacatccacatgttttctgaacact belongs to Vidua macroura isolate BioBank_ID:100142 chromosome 1, ASM2450914v1, whole genome shotgun sequence and includes:
- the NKTR gene encoding NK-tumor recognition protein isoform X2; protein product: MGVQDRPQCFFEIEINREPVGRIMFQLFSDICPKTCKNFLCLCSGEKGIGKTTGKKLCYKGTTFHRVVKNFMIQGGDFSEGNGKGGESIYGGYFKDENFILKHDRAFLLSMANRGKHTNGSQFFITTKPAPHLDGVHVVFGLVISGFEVIEQIENLKTDTASRPYADVRVIDCGVLVTRSAKDALEKKKKVCSDSEASESSSSASSSSESSSESEAENERSRRKKRKRRAKTKQSRKRRKEERKKEDPRCKRTSSQRRSLSDKSDVADKVDLSTKRDKPVVRPEEIPPVPENRFLLRRDVPVVNIEPEPKLLDAAPVLTDQKPSVSKSGRKIKGRGTIRYHTPPRSRSCSESDDEESSETPPHWKEEMQRLRTYRAPSGEKWSKGDKLSDPCTSRWDERSASRRSRSWSHNGYADLSTVRYSSHHKKHRKEKKKVKHKKKSKKQKHFKKHKQTKKKKTSASSDVDSSHSFHRRTKSSCDRERKSRSSSLSSRRSSRRDWSKSDKEDQSLSSSSSRGSRSYYRSRSRSRSKSRSYSRRSSRSRSASKSSRSRSRSRSSSNPRQQKTVPNSPRNISARLNDTKLTKTAEPVRAVILPSDKVIVPPVVPESLPVIPLSDSPPPSRWKPGQKPWKPSYERIQEMKAKTTHLIPTQTNYNLVVVKEANTSSSYRKQERSSESDRSGYSKGRSDRSSESWPRSRSRSSRSRSYSRSYSRSRSPSSSRTKSPSSGRSPSPSKYRSDRSGYSESTSDYSLSDEDRHRSKRKSTSSDPKARGLKLRQETSSESTLPYTHPKDYDESSQGLKESDSLSSSDFSSDSERSAKAKAVQEKEGRFPLEGDAEKQDKNSLSSERGEEKAKGERDSDHSKKKAAKEKCSEQSGGGAKMKRKSYSGSKWDSESNSERGEAKHKRGDSRPSSGKEEGEATSGSDTELSVTKRIKKQSNSSEGFLGSDCTWKTSKQLSSSESESSCSSSADTRGKLKKHKHGWKKTPKKSHSKKAKEKSKGKKEKKHKVQKRKEMFHWQPPLEFGEEEDDEINEKPVTKDDKKEKQLSRDIKDKKQVYEKDEIVTDKMGNGEKSCVNENLLDKNTTCGASPDRSNLNKEPIETSTSAGILNSGINVAACKSEIKQAEENNQNGLEDVIQTDDNMEICTPDRNSPGKVDVDVLSPVILTAKPLSAGVKKELQVETPEQDAVKLGNNIRDFINIKEEKETGRQENNSAPVSGAKDCSLKSEISETTPSNMIDNKWKPLQGVGNLKPATISTTTEVKNVASAPEPKPAGLRIEIKAKNKVRPGSLFDEVRKTARLNRRPRNQESSSEEESPSRDDNSPSRSLSRSRSKSESKSRHRTRSISYSHSRSRSRSSTYSYRSRSYSRSRSRGWYSRDRSRSRSSSYHSYKSRSRSYSRSRSRSSSYGHRSRSRSYSYDSYYSRSRSRSKRSDSYRRSRSYDRRSRSYGSDSDSDRSYSNNRSPSESSRYS
- the NKTR gene encoding NK-tumor recognition protein isoform X1, which produces MGVQDRPQCFFEIEINREPVGRIMFQLFSDICPKTCKNFLCLCSGEKGIGKTTGKKLCYKGTTFHRVVKNFMIQGGDFSEGNGKGGESIYGGYFKDENFILKHDRAFLLSMANRGKHTNGSQFFITTKPAPHLDGVHVVFGLVISGFEVIEQIENLKTDTASRPYADVRVIDCGVLVTRSAKDALEKKKKVCSDSEASESSSSASSSSESSSESEAENERSRRKKRKRRAKTKQSRKRRKEERKKEDPRCKRTSSQRRSLSDKSDVADKVDLSTKRDKPVVRPEEIPPVPENRFLLRRDVPVVNIEPEPKLLDAAPVLTDQKPSVSKSGRKIKGRGTIRYHTPPRSRSCSESDDEESSETPPHWKEEMQRLRTYRAPSGEKWSKGDKLSDPCTSRWDERSASRRSRSWSHNGYADLSTVRYSSHHKKHRKEKKKVKHKKKSKKQKHFKKHKQTKKKKTSASSDVDSSHSFHRRTKSSCDRERKSRSSSLSSRRSSRRDWSKSDKEDQSLSSSSSRGSRSYYRSRSRSRSKSRSYSRRSSRSRSASKSSRSRSRSRSSSNPRQQKTVPNSPRNISARLNDTKLTKTAEPVRAVILPSDKVIVPPVVPESLPVIPLSDSPPPSRWKPGQKPWKPSYERIQEMKAKTTHLIPTQTNYNLVVVKEANTSSSYRKQERSSESDRSGYSKGRSDRSSESWPRSRSRSSRSRSYSRSYSRSRSPSSSRTKSPSSGRSPSPSKYRSDRSGYSESTSDYSLSDEDRHRSKRKSTSSDPKARGLKLRQETSSESTLPYTHPKDYDESSQGLKESDSLSSSDFSSDSERSAKAKAVQEKEGRFPLEGDAEKQDKNSLSSERGEEKAKGERDSDHSKKKAAKEKCSEQSGGGAKMKRKSYSGSKWDSESNSERGEAKHKRGDSRPSSGKEEGEATSGSDTELSVTKRIKKQSNSSEGFLGSDCTWKTSKQLSSSESESSCSSSADTRGKLKKHKHGWKKTPKKSHSKKAKEKSKGKKEKKHKVQKRKEMFHWQPPLEFGEEEDDEINEKPVTKDDKKEKQLSRDIKDKKQVYEKDEIVTDKMGNGEKSCVNENLLDKNTTCGASPDRSNLNKEPIETSTSAGILNSGINVAACKSEIKQAEENNQNGLEDVIQTDDNMEICTPDRNSPGKVDVDVLSPVILTAKPLSAGVKKELQVETPEQDAVKLGNNIRDFINIKEEKETGRQENNSAPVSGAKDCSLKSEISETTPSNMIDNKWKPLQGVGNLKPATISTTTEVKNVASAPEPKPAGLRIEIKAKNKVRPGSLFDEVRKTARLNRRPRNQESSSEEESPSRDDNSPSRSLSRSRSKSESKSRHRTRSISYSHSRSRSRSSTYSYRSRSYSRSRSRGWYSRDRSRSRSSSYHSYKSRSRSYSRSRSRSSSYGHRSRSSRSYSYDSYYSRSRSRSKRSDSYRRSRSYDRRSRSYGSDSDSDRSYSNNRSPSESSRYS